In the genome of Hyphobacterium sp. CCMP332, one region contains:
- a CDS encoding ankyrin repeat domain-containing protein — MKNLTSLLILALLFFVIACTSENKNKDESSEKSKPGRNIHEASFFGDVESIKEHIAYGSDLNVKDDYGSTPLHIAITFNKKEVAQELIRGGADLESKSNDGSTPLISAAFFGRTEIVRSLLDHGANPNAQNQYNAKAYDNVTIPFDQLKPVYDQLSRDLGPLGFKLDYDELKKERLVIAQMLETDSVNITN; from the coding sequence ATGAAAAATTTAACATCATTATTAATTTTAGCACTTCTCTTTTTTGTTATTGCATGTACTTCAGAAAATAAAAACAAAGATGAAAGTTCAGAAAAAAGCAAACCTGGTAGGAATATCCACGAAGCGAGTTTTTTTGGAGATGTGGAATCCATTAAAGAGCATATTGCTTATGGAAGCGATCTCAATGTAAAAGATGATTACGGATCTACACCGCTTCACATTGCCATAACTTTTAATAAAAAAGAAGTTGCACAGGAATTAATTCGAGGTGGGGCTGATCTTGAAAGTAAAAGCAACGACGGTTCTACTCCCTTGATTTCCGCAGCGTTTTTTGGCAGAACCGAAATTGTAAGATCACTACTTGATCACGGTGCCAATCCCAATGCCCAAAATCAATACAATGCAAAAGCCTATGACAATGTAACAATCCCATTTGATCAATTGAAACCTGTTTATGACCAATTAAGCAGAGATCTTGGCCCACTTGGTTTCAAACTGGATTATGATGAATTGAAAAAAGAAAGATTGGTAATTGCTCAAATGCTGGAAACAGATTCAGTTAACATTACAAATTAA
- a CDS encoding N-formylglutamate amidohydrolase gives MRPVQLVISSEHSGNEIPAQYASLFESAGAALNSHRGIDFGSAEIAKTFKEAFKAQLFETEISRLLVDCNRSLHRKDLFSEFSGVLDEIGKKEILDNYYYPHRKNVEKYVKEHFNRAMVLHLSIHTFTPYWNDTERGVDIGLLFDELRAHETVLCTFWEDELKKQLPSKKILHNSPYTGAEDGLTAHLRKLFPDDCYMGIEIEVNQKYAGTEELKTLCMAMIDALKISVSKMNSSFAPLVTTH, from the coding sequence ATGCGTCCAGTACAGCTAGTCATAAGTTCAGAGCATTCGGGCAATGAAATACCCGCACAGTACGCTTCACTTTTTGAATCTGCAGGTGCAGCATTGAACAGTCACCGGGGTATAGACTTTGGATCGGCAGAAATAGCTAAAACATTTAAGGAGGCTTTCAAGGCTCAATTATTCGAAACTGAAATCAGCCGTCTGCTTGTCGATTGCAACAGAAGTTTGCATAGGAAGGACTTATTTTCTGAGTTTTCTGGAGTACTTGATGAAATAGGTAAAAAAGAAATCCTGGATAATTATTATTACCCGCATCGTAAAAATGTTGAAAAATACGTGAAGGAACATTTTAACCGTGCCATGGTATTGCATCTGAGCATTCACACTTTTACACCGTATTGGAATGATACAGAGCGCGGAGTCGACATCGGTTTATTGTTTGATGAACTGAGAGCTCATGAAACTGTACTCTGTACCTTTTGGGAAGATGAGCTTAAAAAACAATTGCCATCAAAAAAGATCCTACACAATAGCCCCTATACCGGTGCTGAAGATGGCCTGACGGCCCATTTACGAAAATTATTTCCCGACGACTGCTACATGGGAATTGAAATAGAAGTCAATCAGAAATACGCCGGTACTGAAGAATTAAAGACCCTTTGTATGGCAATGATAGATGCTTTGAAAATTTCGGTTAGCAAAATGAATAGCTCTTTTGCCCCCCTTGTAACAACTCATTGA
- a CDS encoding acyltransferase: MENTLRRYDIDWLRVIAIGFLLIYHVAIPFQPWGVFFGFIKSPENLDSIWIPMSMINVWRIPLLFFVSGMGLYFSMKKRNWKMLLSERTRRILLPFIVGILTVVPLQVLIWQHYYNQELKFVFNPAHLWFLGNIFIYVLLLCPLFYFIKRNEEKWRSVLNRVFDNPIKLILIAAPFMLSVVLIKPAAYAMYAMTMHGFILGLLAFLFGFLFVFTGKVFWDTMKKWKWSFLSTALLMYSMRFYFWELEGPKYLMALETVIWIYGIFGLSFSYLNFNNKYLSYLSEAAYPVYIVHWIFIHLGSLWIFNINIPVSLQFIGLAIFTFFGSILAYHYLIRNLNILRPLFGLKLKSKAQMQINPQARISL; encoded by the coding sequence ATGGAAAATACACTTAGAAGATATGATATAGATTGGCTTAGGGTTATTGCCATAGGATTTTTATTAATCTATCATGTGGCAATTCCCTTTCAGCCATGGGGAGTGTTTTTCGGATTTATAAAAAGCCCTGAAAACCTGGATTCCATCTGGATTCCAATGTCAATGATCAATGTCTGGAGAATCCCGCTTTTGTTTTTTGTATCGGGAATGGGACTTTATTTTTCTATGAAAAAAAGAAATTGGAAAATGCTTCTATCCGAAAGAACGAGAAGGATTTTACTCCCTTTTATTGTCGGTATTCTAACGGTGGTACCCTTGCAGGTTTTAATTTGGCAGCATTATTATAATCAGGAATTAAAGTTTGTTTTTAATCCTGCACATTTATGGTTTCTTGGAAATATATTCATCTATGTGCTGCTGTTATGCCCATTATTTTATTTTATCAAAAGAAATGAAGAAAAGTGGAGGTCTGTTTTAAATAGGGTTTTTGATAATCCTATTAAATTAATCTTAATTGCGGCCCCCTTTATGCTTTCCGTAGTATTGATAAAACCTGCAGCCTATGCCATGTATGCCATGACGATGCATGGATTTATTCTTGGATTGTTGGCATTTCTATTTGGTTTTCTATTTGTATTTACCGGAAAAGTATTTTGGGATACAATGAAAAAATGGAAATGGTCATTTTTAAGCACCGCTCTTTTAATGTATTCCATGAGATTCTATTTTTGGGAATTAGAAGGGCCAAAATACCTGATGGCACTCGAAACGGTCATTTGGATATATGGAATCTTCGGATTATCCTTTAGCTATTTAAATTTTAACAACAAATACTTAAGTTATTTAAGTGAAGCTGCCTATCCTGTTTACATTGTACATTGGATATTTATACATCTCGGTTCCCTTTGGATTTTTAATATTAATATTCCTGTGAGCCTTCAATTTATTGGATTGGCAATATTTACATTTTTTGGTTCAATTCTAGCTTACCACTATCTGATAAGAAACCTGAACATTTTAAGACCGCTCTTTGGCTTAAAGCTGAAAAGCAAAGCACAGATGCAAATTAATCCTCAAGCCCGTATAAGCCTATGA
- a CDS encoding nucleotidyltransferase family protein — protein sequence MLPKVHFLLLAAGASIRMGRIKQLLPWQKTSLLEHALKEALNSKVNRVSLVLGANAETILERTDTSKANVLININWKIGIGSSIAYGIGEILKKNPPDALLISLADQPFVNTEYYDQMIAHYDSDEKTIVASQYEDNIGTPALFGSAYFKSLCDLKGDEGAKSLILKFKDHLITLDGSEIHRDIDTMQDYYEAIENIKKRE from the coding sequence ATGCTGCCAAAAGTCCATTTTCTTCTTCTGGCCGCCGGTGCTTCAATACGCATGGGGCGAATCAAACAGCTTTTACCCTGGCAAAAGACCAGCCTGCTCGAACATGCTCTGAAGGAAGCATTAAATTCCAAAGTTAATCGGGTAAGTCTTGTTCTGGGCGCCAATGCGGAGACCATTCTTGAAAGAACCGATACATCAAAGGCCAATGTGCTCATTAACATTAACTGGAAAATTGGCATTGGATCTTCCATCGCTTATGGTATTGGAGAAATACTTAAAAAGAATCCTCCCGATGCGCTCTTGATAAGTCTGGCCGATCAGCCTTTTGTAAATACCGAATATTATGATCAAATGATCGCACATTATGACTCGGATGAAAAAACGATTGTTGCGAGCCAGTACGAGGACAATATTGGTACACCTGCATTATTTGGCAGCGCTTATTTTAAATCCCTTTGTGATTTAAAAGGCGATGAAGGCGCGAAGTCCTTAATCTTAAAATTTAAGGACCATTTAATTACCCTGGATGGTTCTGAAATCCACCGTGACATAGATACCATGCAGGACTACTATGAGGCGATTGAGAACATAAAAAAAAGAGAGTAA
- a CDS encoding adenylate/guanylate cyclase domain-containing protein, with protein sequence MYLSPKFKYNLSRILPFGILFMLVGWLFLLTEVIATRNIKTSQSEVIEVTFNIFIFSSVAVFLFGLFIGFLEIIVFKNLFKREGFRKKLLYKFLLYVFFFLVTMLLTYPMAAAIEMGSNILSEAVFSRFIEFLFSVTFFNTLFQLSFSLFIALIYSSVSENIGHSVLFNFFTGRYAKPREEIRIFMFLDMKSSTSIAEKLGNIDYFNFLKDYYEVFSEPIIEHRGEVYEYIGDEIVITWPYDKGIHNAECVDCFFSMKNTLNSQKEYFNNKYGIVPDFKAALHLGRVTIGEIGALKKEITFSGDLMNTTSRIQDMCSELKTDLIISRDLYLLIQRNEKYHFVSKGEFSLKGKQKIIGLYGLED encoded by the coding sequence TTGTATCTCAGTCCAAAATTCAAGTATAATTTATCGAGAATTCTGCCTTTCGGCATTTTGTTTATGCTGGTGGGATGGTTGTTTTTACTCACCGAAGTAATTGCTACCAGAAATATAAAAACGAGCCAATCAGAAGTCATTGAGGTGACTTTTAACATCTTCATATTTTCCTCTGTAGCTGTTTTTTTATTTGGTTTATTTATTGGGTTTCTCGAAATAATAGTTTTTAAAAACTTATTTAAAAGGGAGGGCTTCAGAAAAAAACTGCTTTACAAATTTCTGCTATATGTCTTCTTCTTTTTAGTAACAATGCTATTAACATATCCGATGGCTGCGGCTATAGAAATGGGAAGCAATATTTTGAGTGAAGCCGTATTTTCAAGATTTATTGAATTTCTTTTTAGTGTTACATTTTTCAACACCCTATTCCAATTGTCATTTTCGCTTTTTATCGCACTTATTTATTCATCAGTCAGTGAAAATATCGGCCATTCGGTTTTATTCAATTTTTTTACTGGCAGATATGCAAAGCCCAGAGAGGAAATTAGAATTTTCATGTTTCTGGATATGAAATCTTCGACCAGTATCGCTGAAAAATTGGGCAATATCGATTATTTCAATTTTCTAAAAGATTACTACGAGGTGTTTTCTGAACCAATAATTGAACACAGGGGAGAGGTTTATGAATACATTGGGGATGAAATAGTAATCACCTGGCCTTATGATAAGGGAATTCACAATGCAGAATGTGTGGATTGTTTTTTCTCAATGAAAAATACTTTGAACTCTCAGAAAGAATACTTTAATAATAAATACGGAATTGTTCCTGATTTTAAAGCCGCTTTACATTTAGGTAGAGTGACCATTGGCGAAATAGGAGCTCTTAAAAAGGAAATTACGTTCTCTGGTGATTTAATGAATACAACTTCGAGAATACAGGACATGTGTTCAGAATTAAAAACAGACCTCATAATTTCCAGAGATCTGTATTTGTTAATTCAGAGAAACGAAAAATACCATTTTGTAAGCAAGGGCGAGTTTAGTCTCAAGGGCAAACAAAAAATCATAGGCTTATACGGGCTTGAGGATTAA
- a CDS encoding XdhC family protein, with the protein MTQEFKKIIEAAAVANKKGLNCLLASLVALDGSSYRKPGVRMLILEDGQMIGALSGGCVEKEVLKQSQELFESKTAKLIRYDGRYRLGCEGALYILVEPFHPSENFINAFYRCLEKRENFIIHSFFRKEEGLQNGAGSRITFKNENQFSFSNTPMDSKGLECFSEELTSILKLMVFGTEHDAKHLSQMASILDWEVIIIASPKVRKDLRDFPGAKEIWHIAPEELSSVHIDGQTAIVLMTHNYALDLQYLLNLKNCQATYIGILGPVKRKNQLLDELILHQSDVDLSWLEKIKGPAGLDIGSISPQEITISILSEILAIKRNRQANSLSERSESLQNTEQK; encoded by the coding sequence ATGACTCAGGAGTTTAAAAAAATTATAGAGGCTGCAGCAGTGGCCAATAAAAAGGGACTCAATTGTTTATTGGCCAGTCTTGTAGCGCTCGATGGTTCCTCTTATCGCAAACCGGGCGTTAGAATGCTGATTCTCGAAGATGGCCAAATGATTGGCGCATTGAGTGGTGGCTGTGTGGAAAAAGAAGTTTTAAAACAATCGCAAGAACTATTTGAAAGCAAAACGGCCAAATTAATCCGCTACGATGGGCGCTATCGTTTGGGTTGCGAAGGCGCTTTGTATATTCTGGTCGAACCATTTCATCCATCCGAAAATTTTATCAATGCATTTTACCGATGTCTGGAGAAAAGAGAAAATTTTATCATTCATTCCTTTTTCAGAAAAGAAGAAGGACTTCAAAACGGAGCCGGTTCAAGGATTACATTTAAAAACGAAAATCAATTTTCATTCTCAAATACGCCTATGGACAGCAAAGGCCTGGAGTGCTTTAGTGAGGAATTAACATCCATCTTAAAATTAATGGTATTTGGTACGGAACACGATGCCAAACATCTGAGTCAAATGGCGTCTATTCTGGATTGGGAAGTAATAATCATTGCTTCTCCAAAGGTCAGAAAAGACCTTCGGGATTTTCCCGGAGCAAAAGAAATATGGCACATCGCTCCTGAAGAATTGTCTTCAGTTCATATAGACGGTCAAACCGCCATAGTATTAATGACCCATAACTACGCCCTCGATTTGCAATACTTATTGAATTTAAAGAATTGTCAGGCCACTTATATTGGCATTTTAGGTCCGGTCAAAAGAAAAAACCAGCTACTCGATGAGTTAATCCTGCATCAGTCCGATGTAGATCTTTCCTGGCTCGAAAAAATAAAAGGTCCGGCAGGCCTTGACATCGGCTCCATCAGTCCGCAGGAAATCACTATTTCCATTCTGTCTGAAATCCTTGCTATAAAGCGAAACCGGCAAGCCAATTCACTGAGCGAGAGATCCGAAAGTCTTCAAAACACCGAACAAAAATAA
- a CDS encoding helix-turn-helix domain-containing protein — MKADDPILEKLIKAVEDNIANENFGVQDLADILAISKSTLLRTVKKHSSMSVNQFIREIRLEQAKNKLEESELSISEIAFQTGFSSPSYFIKCFKDKYGLSPGEHRQTPEKNDIRPLDIPKKRSLKKYLLILLIISAMIAVRYFFYFKNVNKETEFKSIAVLPFKNESLDSGNVYFINGMMQSILNNLQKIGDLRVISRTSVEKYRNVNMTLPEIAEELKVKYIVEGSGQKIGEEILLSVQLIEAKSDKQVWAEQYKRKWTNVFELQSSISRQIASNIEALVKPEEIDQIEKIPTENLEAYDFFLRAIEFLNGTEAYGLDSSLFYFQKAIALDDNFAQAYAYSGVAFYYKDMFKSDKSYLEDLNNYSDKAILLDPDLPESLIARGLYYMQTAKFERAVEYFEKVLEISPNSAWTHNFLSEIYHRYIPDTEKYLVHAMAAMQLDYSKVDSNDASISHLILANALSQSGMIEKAKIEIQKSLDYDPSNIFSLYLDIYLDLFMDDSIENSINRMHSVYLLDTNRVDVIKELGKLYYATKDYDKSYFYYKKLLEKKELYGLNLFQEEDLTIALVARHVGDTQMAKERHDLYSKYVNENENTYTNLQKALLYMYEGKENEALNAFDKFSKENNILYFVVKWIDQDELFEPIANNPRFKASMKKMRMNFEKTKARRIQMLKEKGLW, encoded by the coding sequence ATGAAAGCAGACGATCCTATCCTGGAAAAACTAATAAAGGCAGTAGAGGATAATATTGCGAACGAAAACTTCGGGGTTCAGGATCTGGCAGATATTCTTGCTATAAGCAAATCCACTTTGCTGAGAACAGTAAAAAAACACAGTTCCATGTCTGTGAATCAATTTATCAGGGAAATACGTCTTGAACAGGCTAAAAATAAATTGGAGGAAAGCGAGTTGAGTATTTCTGAAATTGCATTTCAGACCGGTTTTAGCAGCCCTTCCTATTTCATAAAATGCTTCAAAGATAAGTACGGATTATCTCCGGGAGAACATCGGCAGACTCCTGAAAAAAATGATATTAGGCCATTGGACATTCCAAAAAAAAGAAGTCTTAAAAAATACCTTCTGATTTTGTTAATTATAAGTGCAATGATTGCGGTCCGGTATTTTTTCTATTTTAAAAATGTCAACAAGGAAACAGAATTCAAATCGATTGCAGTACTGCCATTTAAGAATGAAAGTCTTGACAGCGGCAATGTATATTTTATTAACGGAATGATGCAATCCATTCTAAATAATCTTCAGAAAATCGGGGATTTGCGGGTGATAAGTAGGACTTCGGTTGAGAAATACAGAAATGTCAATATGACATTGCCTGAAATAGCAGAAGAGCTCAAAGTCAAATATATCGTGGAAGGAAGCGGGCAGAAAATAGGAGAGGAGATTCTTTTGAGTGTACAGTTAATTGAAGCTAAAAGCGATAAACAGGTTTGGGCGGAACAGTACAAAAGGAAATGGACCAATGTATTTGAATTACAGTCGAGCATCTCCAGACAAATAGCTTCAAACATTGAGGCTTTGGTTAAACCCGAAGAAATAGACCAAATTGAAAAAATTCCAACAGAGAACCTGGAAGCTTATGACTTTTTTCTTCGTGCTATTGAATTTCTCAATGGAACAGAAGCATATGGACTCGATTCTTCATTGTTCTACTTTCAAAAAGCCATTGCACTCGATGACAATTTTGCACAAGCCTATGCGTACTCCGGTGTCGCCTTTTATTACAAGGATATGTTTAAAAGCGACAAATCTTACCTCGAAGATTTAAATAATTACTCAGATAAAGCCATTTTACTCGATCCGGACCTTCCTGAATCCCTTATAGCTCGTGGTCTTTATTATATGCAAACCGCTAAGTTCGAAAGAGCCGTTGAGTATTTTGAAAAAGTGCTGGAGATCAGTCCAAATTCGGCATGGACGCATAATTTTCTTTCTGAGATCTATCATCGTTACATACCCGATACGGAAAAGTATTTGGTTCATGCCATGGCAGCTATGCAATTGGATTACAGCAAAGTCGATTCCAATGATGCAAGTATTTCTCATTTGATTCTTGCCAATGCCTTGAGTCAAAGTGGCATGATAGAAAAAGCCAAAATTGAAATCCAGAAATCTCTGGATTATGATCCATCCAATATATTTTCATTGTATCTGGACATTTATCTCGACTTATTCATGGACGATTCAATTGAGAATTCCATAAATCGTATGCACAGTGTTTATTTACTTGATACCAATAGAGTTGATGTAATTAAGGAATTAGGCAAATTGTATTACGCTACTAAGGATTATGATAAATCCTATTTTTATTATAAGAAACTACTTGAAAAAAAGGAATTGTATGGATTGAATCTTTTTCAGGAAGAAGACCTGACGATTGCCCTTGTAGCTCGACATGTCGGGGATACACAAATGGCCAAAGAAAGACATGATTTGTACAGTAAGTATGTCAATGAGAATGAAAATACCTATACCAATCTACAAAAGGCTCTGTTGTATATGTATGAAGGCAAAGAAAATGAGGCTCTAAACGCTTTTGATAAATTTTCAAAGGAGAATAACATCTTGTATTTTGTGGTCAAATGGATAGATCAGGATGAATTATTTGAGCCAATTGCCAATAACCCTCGTTTTAAGGCCAGCATGAAAAAAATGCGGATGAATTTTGAAAAAACCAAAGCCAGAAGAATTCAAATGCTGAAGGAAAAAGGATTGTGGTAA
- a CDS encoding adenylate/guanylate cyclase domain-containing protein: MWNNGFKIRIIRDYIIGWTLALLFLCVIRGLGTKELGALQFSFGLSIVLSLIVGPVFGAISGFIRIYSSEYFVKRISILELLGIRLLMSVLFLSALIVVSYFVLDLFMDHEQSLLPFMFNVSSFPIYFYVIVVDFGMSVLSHISQLLGEDKLWEILSAKYYRPKKENRLSMFLDLKNSTQLAEKLGHIKYSRLIQECFNDLAVMSRYEAEIYQYVGDEAVLTWQENVKNRCLKSINAFFGFNDMIKKKTSYYQKEFEVIPEFRAGIHLGEVVVTEVGKYKKEIAFHGDPINTAARILDEAKKANQDLYISKEVMAEIEPGLINNFKIQNKGSFDLKGKSKQIELLSISS; the protein is encoded by the coding sequence ATGTGGAATAATGGATTCAAAATCAGGATAATAAGAGACTACATCATAGGCTGGACCCTGGCTTTGTTATTTCTATGTGTGATTCGCGGTCTTGGAACTAAAGAGCTGGGCGCGCTGCAATTTAGCTTTGGTCTAAGTATTGTATTGTCTTTGATCGTCGGGCCGGTTTTTGGGGCCATCTCGGGTTTTATACGGATTTATTCATCCGAATACTTTGTCAAAAGAATATCCATTTTGGAATTGTTGGGAATCCGGCTTCTAATGTCCGTCCTGTTTTTAAGTGCGTTAATTGTTGTTTCCTATTTTGTTTTGGATCTTTTTATGGATCATGAGCAAAGCCTCCTTCCATTTATGTTTAACGTCTCTAGTTTCCCCATTTATTTCTATGTCATTGTCGTGGATTTTGGGATGTCGGTACTGAGCCATATCAGCCAACTTTTAGGGGAGGATAAGCTCTGGGAAATCTTAAGTGCCAAATACTATCGCCCCAAAAAAGAGAACCGGCTATCTATGTTTTTGGATTTAAAGAACAGCACACAACTGGCTGAAAAATTGGGACATATCAAATACAGTAGATTGATTCAGGAATGTTTTAATGATTTGGCAGTAATGTCGCGATATGAAGCGGAAATCTACCAATATGTGGGCGATGAGGCGGTATTGACCTGGCAGGAAAATGTTAAAAACAGATGTCTGAAAAGTATAAATGCGTTTTTTGGCTTCAATGACATGATAAAAAAGAAAACTTCTTATTATCAAAAAGAATTTGAAGTTATCCCTGAATTCAGAGCGGGTATTCACCTGGGAGAGGTGGTTGTAACCGAAGTAGGCAAATACAAAAAGGAAATCGCTTTTCATGGCGATCCGATAAATACAGCCGCCAGAATTCTCGATGAGGCCAAAAAAGCTAACCAGGATCTTTATATATCAAAGGAAGTAATGGCTGAGATTGAACCTGGACTAATAAATAATTTCAAGATTCAAAACAAGGGCTCATTTGATCTCAAGGGAAAATCAAAACAAATTGAACTCTTATCTATTTCTTCGTAA
- a CDS encoding STAS/SEC14 domain-containing protein, with the protein MRLYPITRDMSENYVSFDRSQYPLIKMTFTGEAANDESFAAYLKGLKDNYNRKEKIALLFDASNAGLPSLKYQKQMAGWMKDNNALIKKYCIGIAYIVPQTMIRGALKMIFKFFNNPVPFEVCENEQAAIAWLNDGLKTSVIADQKA; encoded by the coding sequence ATGAGACTTTATCCCATTACAAGAGACATGTCTGAAAACTATGTTTCATTTGACCGCTCCCAATACCCACTAATTAAAATGACCTTTACCGGTGAAGCTGCAAATGATGAAAGTTTTGCTGCTTATTTAAAGGGCTTAAAAGACAACTATAATAGAAAAGAAAAGATAGCCTTACTCTTTGATGCCAGCAATGCCGGACTGCCCAGTCTCAAATATCAAAAACAAATGGCCGGCTGGATGAAAGACAACAATGCTCTGATTAAAAAATACTGTATTGGTATTGCTTATATTGTTCCTCAAACAATGATTCGGGGCGCTCTGAAAATGATCTTCAAATTCTTCAATAACCCTGTGCCTTTTGAAGTCTGTGAAAATGAACAAGCCGCCATTGCCTGGCTGAATGATGGATTAAAAACTTCAGTGATAGCTGATCAAAAGGCATAA
- a CDS encoding mechanosensitive ion channel family protein → MNFNIEEISNILFNKLDSWYEAIISNVPNAIVAILIIISFALISGFGRKLVHRGLGKVSDKTALNNLASNIVRFGLLALGVLMALKVLQLDGTVKSLLAGAGIVGLALGFAFQDIAANFMAGILMAVRRPIQVGDIIESNDYMGVVETINLRVTTIRTFQGIHVMIPNKDVFQNPLQNYTKTDERRIDLNVGVSYADDLRKVKDITEGTIKTLPFLIREEDVALYFEEFGGSSINFRIVFWIKYPGQTGYLDAKSEAIMAIQEAFNENDITIPFPIRTLDFGIKGGEKLSEMNLQPQEEEISA, encoded by the coding sequence ATGAATTTTAACATAGAAGAAATTTCCAATATTTTATTCAATAAGCTGGACAGCTGGTACGAGGCGATCATCTCCAACGTACCAAATGCCATCGTTGCGATTCTTATCATTATTTCATTTGCATTGATATCGGGTTTTGGTAGAAAACTCGTTCATCGTGGATTGGGAAAAGTGTCAGACAAAACAGCGCTCAACAATCTTGCTTCCAACATTGTGCGTTTTGGTCTTTTAGCCTTGGGTGTTTTGATGGCCCTTAAAGTGTTGCAATTGGATGGAACGGTGAAATCCTTACTGGCAGGAGCGGGGATCGTTGGTTTAGCCCTCGGTTTTGCTTTTCAGGACATCGCAGCCAATTTTATGGCGGGTATTCTAATGGCCGTCCGAAGACCGATTCAGGTAGGAGATATTATAGAATCCAATGATTATATGGGTGTGGTTGAAACCATTAACCTAAGAGTCACCACCATCCGTACTTTTCAAGGCATACATGTCATGATTCCCAATAAAGATGTTTTTCAAAATCCGCTGCAGAATTATACCAAAACAGATGAGCGTCGAATCGATCTCAACGTGGGAGTATCTTATGCTGATGATCTCAGAAAGGTCAAAGATATCACAGAAGGCACCATCAAAACCCTGCCATTTTTAATTCGCGAAGAAGACGTGGCTTTGTATTTTGAAGAATTTGGCGGGAGTTCTATTAATTTCCGAATTGTATTCTGGATAAAGTATCCCGGACAAACAGGTTATTTGGATGCTAAGAGCGAGGCTATTATGGCGATACAGGAAGCCTTTAATGAAAATGATATTACCATTCCATTCCCAATTCGAACATTGGACTTTGGAATCAAAGGTGGAGAGAAGCTTTCTGAAATGAATCTCCAGCCACAGGAGGAAGAAATAAGTGCTTAA